The Streptomyces sp. M92 nucleotide sequence TCGACCGGCACCGCGGGCCACCCCGGCGCCACCGCCCGCTTCACCGGCACCGGAAACCTCACCGTCGTCGACGCCGACGGCAGCACCGTGCTGTGGGAGTCGAAGACCACCGCCGCCGGCGGCAAGGCCGTTCTCCAGGACCGCGGCAACTTCGTCGTCCACGACGCCCAGGGCGCCTCCCAGTGGGCCGCCGGCACCGTCGTCCGCCACGACTACGACGGCGACGGCCGCAGCGACCTCGCCGACTGGTACGACTACGGCGACGGCCACGACGAGATCCACGCCTTCCCCGCCAAGGCGGACGGCGGCTTCGAGAGCCCCGTGCACGGCTGGGAGACCGCGGCCGGCAACTACTGGGCCGAGAACATGAAGCGCTTCACCGGCGACTTCGACGGCGACGGCCTCGGCGACGTCGCCGCCTTCTACGGCTACGGCAACGGCGACGTCGGCCTGATCACCTGGCTCGGCCGGGGCGGCGGCCACTTCGACGGGCCGCTGCACTCGTGGAAGGACACCGACGGCTGGAACTTCGACCGCATGACCGTCAACTCCGGTGACTTCGACGGCGACGGCCGCGACGACGTCGCCGTCTGGTACGACTACGCCGACGGCAGCGACAAGCTCCACACCTTCCTCGCCAAGGCCGACGGCGGCTTCGACAGCCCCTTCTCGTCCTTCACCCGGACCGAGGGCTGGACGGCCTCCAGCATGAAGTTCGCCACCGGCGACTACAACGGCGACGGCCGCGACGACCTCGCCGCGCTCTACGGCTACTCCACCGGCGAGGTCAAGATCATCACCTTCCCGACCACGCCCGACGGCGGCTTCGACAACACGGCCGTCCACGGCTGGAGCAGCACCGGCTGGAACTTCGACGCCGCCAGTGTCCACTCCGGCGACTTCGACGGCGACGGCCGCGACGACCTGGCCGCCTGGTACGACTACGGCGACGGCCACGACGCCGTGATCGGCTTCACCGCCGACGCCGCCGGCAAGTTCGGCAACCGCACCGAGCTGTGGAACACCGCGGCCGGGAACTACACACGCGACCAGATGAAGATCGTCACCGGTGACTACGACGGTGACGGCCGCGACGACCTCGCCACCTTCTACGGCTACTCGGACGGCGGGGTGAAGACCATCACCTGGACCGCCAAGGCCGACGGCACTCTCAACTCCCCGCTGCACAGCTGGGAGGCCAGGAGCGGCTGGACCTTCGACCGCCTGCACGCGATCGAGCGCTACCACAACCCCGCCTGAACCCGTTGGAGCGGCCCGTGGGCCCGCTGCCCCGCCGTCCCCGGCGGAGCAGCGGGCCCGCGGCCGTATGCGGCCGGTGTGCGGCCGCGCGGGTCACCCGAGCGCCGCGACCTTGTCGCGGTACCCACGCACCGGCGCCGCGTCCCTGTACGGCTCCAGCCGCCGTTCGAAGTCGCGGACGTACTCCGCCGCCCGGGCCGACCTCATCTCGGCCGCCTGTCCGGCCGCCTCGGCGGCCAGCTGGCAGGCCTGGTCGAGTTCGCCGAGGCCCAGGCGGGCGGTGGCGAGGACGATCCGGCAGAAGAGCCTGCTGCGCGCGTACACGGGGGCGCGCAGCAGCAGCGAGCGTTCGGCGTACTGGGCGGCGGCCCGGAACTGCTGGAGGTCGCGGTGGCAGTGCCCGAACTCGTCGGCGAGCTGCGCCTCGTCGAAGAAGCGGGCCCAGTGCGGCACCTCGTCGCCGGGCCGGGCGGCCTCCAGGGCGCGCTCGGCGCGGACCAGCGAGGCGGTGCAGGCCCGCACCTCGCCGAGGACGCCGTGCGCCCGCGCCTCGGCCGCGTGCAGCAGCGTCTGCACGACCGGCGGCGCTGAGGTCCCGACCCCCTGC carries:
- a CDS encoding FG-GAP-like repeat-containing protein yields the protein MATGLTAGCLTAGTAQAATGPASSSNAYNFTARLQIGDDQRGCSAVLIAPQWLATAASCFADDLGAGPVAAGAPKWKTTAVLGPAPGTNKPVDVVELVPRTDRDMVLARLATPATGIAPAPLATTAPVAGEELTVVGFGRTRDEWAPLARHTAAFTVQSVSGTTLALDGKTDDDAICAGDAGGPLVRQKDGKFELVALASQSWQGGCFGSDPAETRNEAVSPRLDNINGGNTLIPGSVMRAGDSLVSNAARLTLRADGDLVVVSGAGKTLWSTGTAGHPGATARFTGTGNLTVVDADGSTVLWESKTTAAGGKAVLQDRGNFVVHDAQGASQWAAGTVVRHDYDGDGRSDLADWYDYGDGHDEIHAFPAKADGGFESPVHGWETAAGNYWAENMKRFTGDFDGDGLGDVAAFYGYGNGDVGLITWLGRGGGHFDGPLHSWKDTDGWNFDRMTVNSGDFDGDGRDDVAVWYDYADGSDKLHTFLAKADGGFDSPFSSFTRTEGWTASSMKFATGDYNGDGRDDLAALYGYSTGEVKIITFPTTPDGGFDNTAVHGWSSTGWNFDAASVHSGDFDGDGRDDLAAWYDYGDGHDAVIGFTADAAGKFGNRTELWNTAAGNYTRDQMKIVTGDYDGDGRDDLATFYGYSDGGVKTITWTAKADGTLNSPLHSWEARSGWTFDRLHAIERYHNPA